The DNA region GTCGGGGTAGGAGCCGGAGGCGAGCGCCGCGGTGATCTTCTGCAGCATCGCGTCGGACAGGACGCCGCCGCCGGTGTCGACGCGGATGTCAGGGTGGGTGCGGTGGAAGTCCGCGACGAGCGCCTCGATGGCCGCCCGGCCGGTGTCGGTCTGGCCGTGCCACATCTCGATGGTGACGGGCCCGCCTGCGCCGCCCCCGCCGCCGTCGCCGCCGCACGCCGCGAGCAGGGGCGCCGCCGCGGCGGCCGTGGCGCCCGCCGCGCCGGCCCGCAGCACGGTACGGCGTGAGGTCCCGCCGCGTGGGCGGGGGCGTGGGCGGGCGGAGCGATGCTGCATGGGATCACCACCGGGGCGACGTGCGGATGGGATGGGCCCGGTCCGGTGCGGCGGCGGCCGGCGTGCGGGCGCACGCCGCACCGGACGGGGGTGACGGTGCCTTCCCGGCGCGCCCGGACAAGGGCGCGTCGCGGAACGTCAGGAGGCGTCGGACGCCGGGGCGTCGCGGTGCCGCGGCGTCGGGACGCCGTCGTGCCGGTGGGGGGATAAACGGCGGCTCAGCATGTCTGCCGGACGTACCCGGAGCTGCCGGCGGGCGACACGTCCAGGTCCCGGCGGACGATGCTCAGTTGGCTGCCCCAGCCGGAGCAGGCCTTGCTGAGGCCCTTGGCCGTGTACTCGATGACGATCACGTGGTTGCCGAAGGCGTCGGTGTAGTCGCCGCACTCGTCGTACGTGCCGCACTCCTCGGCGACGGCGAAGTCCAGGCCGGTCGCGCCGCGGTCGCCGGCCAGCTCGGAGGTGTTCTTCTGGGCGATCGCCAGCCCCTTGGCGTGCGCGTGCGCCGACAGCAGGGTGATGTACGACTCCGCCTCGCCGGAGGTCAGCAGCTTCTTGGAGCGGCTGTAGCTGTCGTAGTTGTCGGGCTCGACGGCCTGGTAGCCCTTGGCCGCGCACTGGTCGATCCAGGTGTCGACCTTGTCGGCGATCCGGGTGCGCTTGTCCGCGGTGCGGGTGTCGAGCAGGGCCTCGCCCCAGTCCTCGTCGTAGACCACCTTGCCGCTGCTGTCGCGCAGCAGCAGGTCGGAGTCCCAGCTGCTCTCGGCGCCCGGCTGCGCCTGGAAGGCGTTGATGTAGCAGATGTTGTACAGGCCCGCGGCCGGCGGGTCGTCGTGGTCCCGGCTGACCACCCGCACGCCGGCCGGCGGGGTGTAGGCGCCGCCGATCTGGTAGTCGAAGTTCGCGTGCGCGGGCGGGAGCGTGACGGAGGCGGCCCCGGCGGCCGGCGCGGCCGCGCGCGGCGCGGCGGTCGAGGGGGAGGCGTCGGCGCCGGCGGACGCGGCGCCCGCACGGTCGATCGTGATGAGCGGTACGGCGATCACGGCGGCCGCGAGGGCGGCCAGGGCGCTGATACGGCGAGCGGAACGAACGCGGTTGCGCATCATCGAGCTCCTGTGAGGGGAGGGTACGTCCCCGCCTCGGACCCGACGAGCGGTCCTGGCGACTTTGTCCGGGCTTGCGGCGCGAGGGCCGGCCACCGGCTAGGCGTACCTCTGACGCCGGTGCTCACCTCCGGCGTTGCAGGGAGTTAAGCGCTCAGATTTCGTCATGTCAACCGATCGAACCTGCGCATTCGGTGCGCGAGACTGATTCCTCACCGGGGCTCGGCGTGCGGCTGTGCGCGGGCTTATGCTCACCAGCATGCTGAGAAGTGAGCGACACGCGCGCATACTTGAGCACGTCTCCGCGCGTGGCAGCGCCGATGTCCGCGAACTGACCGGCCTGCTGGACGTGTCGGGCGCGACGATCCGGCGCGATCTGCAGCATCTGAGCGGCCAGAACCTGCTGCGCCGCACCCGCGGCGGCGCCGAGGTCGGGGCGGTCGGGCTGGAGGTGCCGCTGCAGCACCGGGCCGAGCGGCTGCGGCCGGAGAAGCAGGCGATCGCGCGCGCGGCGGCGGCGCTGGTGCCGGACGGCGCGGTGGTGGGCATGAACGGCGGCAGCACGGTCACCGAGATCGCCCGCATCCTGGCCGCCCGCGGCCCGTTCACGGTGGTCACCAACGCGGTGAACATCGCGGCGGAGTTGATCCTGCACCGCAACATCACGCTGGTCGTCGTGGGCGGCAACGCGCGTACCGCGAGTTACGAGCTGGTGGGGCCGATCGCCGAGCGGACGCTGGCGGGGGTGCACACCGACATCGCCTTCCTCGGCGTGGACGGGATCAGCGCGGCCCACGGCTGCACCACGCACGACCAGTTGGAGGCGGCGACCGACCACGCCTTCGCCGACGCCAGCGACCGCACGGTGGTGGTCGCCGACCACACCAAGGTCGGCCGGGCGACCTTCGCCAAGATCTGCCCGCTGGCGGAGATCGCCCACATGGTGACCGACCACGAGGCCGACCGCGCCGAGCTGGTCCGCATCCGGCAGGCGGGCACGCACGTCACGGTCGGCTGAGCGGCTCCGCCCCGGGCCCGCGAGGTCCGGGGGCCCGAGGCGGGCCGGGGCCCGAGGGGCCGGGAGGGTCAGGACGTGGGCGCGCCCGCGCCGACCGGGTCGGGGTCGCGGTCCAGGTCGGCCATGTCGAGCACGAAGCGGTAGCGGACGTCGCCGCGGCCGAGCCGGTCGAGCGCCTCGGCCACGCGTGCGGAGGGCAGCACCTCGACGTCCGCGGTGATGCCGTGGCCGGCGCAGAAGTCGAGCAGCTCCGCGGTGCGCCGCCGGCCGCCGGTGCCCGAGGAGGACAGGTTCTTGCGGCCCATGGTCAGGTCCATCACCCGCACGGTGGTCGGCACCGGATAGCCGAGCACCGACAAGGTCCCCTCGATCGCGGTCATCCCCAGCAGCGGTGACAGGTCGTGCGCGGCGGGCACGGTGTCCAGGATCAGGTCGAAGGCGCCGCGGGCCCGCTGGGTCTGCTTCTCGTCGGTGGTCACCAGTACGTCGGCGGCGCCGAGCGCGCGGGCGTCGTCGGCCTTGTCCGCGCTGCGGCTGAGCACCGTGACCTCGGCGCCGAGCGCGAGGGCCAGCTTCACCCCGAGGTGCCCGAGGCCGCCGAGGCCGGCGACGGCGACCCGGCTGCCCGGCCCGACGCCGCAGGTGCGCAGCGGCTCCCACATGGTGATGCCGGCGCACATCAGCGGCGCGGCGGCGGCCGGGTCCAGGGCGTCCGGCAGCCGGTAGGCGAATGCCTCGCGCAGCACGTACTCCCGGCTGTAGCCGCCGTCGGTCCTGCTGCCGTCGACGCGGTCGGTGCCGCCGTAGGTGGTCACCGCGCCCTCGTGGCAGAAGTTCTCCTGGCCGGCGCGGCAGGCGGGGCAGGCGCCGCAGGAGTCGATCACCGTGCCGACCGCGACCCGGTCGCCGGGGGCGAAGCCGGTCACCGCGGGACCGGCGGCGGTCACCGTGCCGGTGAACTCGTGGCCGGGCACCACCGGGCCCTCGCCCAGCATGCCCTTGATCCGGTGCAGGTCGCTGTGGCAGACGCCGCAGTAGTCGACGCGCACCGCGAGGTCGTCCTCGCGCAGGTCCCTGCGCTCGATCGCGGTCCGCCGCAGCGTCGTGGAGCCGTCGCCGGCGCTCTGCCAGCCGTGGGTCGTACGCATGTCGATCCTCCCAGACAGACTTTTCGGTCTGTTTGAGCCTAGCCCGCTCCCCCGGGCAAAAACAAACCAACTATTCTGTCTGCTATGGTCGGCACATGCCTGATCTGCCGACCACCGCGCGAGGCGCCGCGACCAGTCGGCGCATCCTCGACGCGGCCACCGAGGAGTTCGCCCGGCGCGGCATCGCCGGCGCCCGGATCGAGCGCATCCTGGCCGCGGCGCACACCAACAAGGCCCAGCTCTACGGCTACTTCGGCAACAAGGACGGGCTGTTCGACGCCGTGGTCGCGGACTGCGTGGGCCGCACCACCGACGCGGTGCCCTTCGACGCGGCGGATTTGCCCGGCTGGGCGGTGTCGATCTACGACGAGCACCTGCGGCACCCCACCCTGACCCGGCTCATCGCCTGGATCCGGCTGGAGCGGCGGCCGACCGGCCTGTGGTTCGACGCGGTGCGGCACGAGCACAAGCTCACCGAGATCGCGCAGGCCCAGGAGGCGGGCCTGCTGCGCCCCGGCAGCCCCTTCGAGCTGCTGACGCTGATCGTCTCGATGGCGAGCGCGTGGTCGCCGGCCAGCGGCGTCTACACCGCCTCGGCCGACGAGCCCGCGGCCGAGCACGACCGCCGCCGCGAGCTGCTGCGCGAGTCCGTCGCCCGGGTGGTCGCGCCCTAGGAGGCGTCCGGGCGGTCCCGGTCCGGCGGCGGGCCCGGGCGGTCCCGGTCCGGCGGCGGGCCCGGGCGGTCCCGGTCCGGGGGCGGGCCCGGGTGGTCCGGGGGCGGGCCCGGGTGGTCCGGGGGCGGCAGCGGCAGGCCGCGGCGGACCAGGTCCAGGGTGCCGCCCATGACGCCGAGGTGGATGCCCTCGCCGGTGGTGCCGCCCTGCAGGTCGGCCACGTCGCCGAGCAGCGCCTCACGCAGGTAGGTCCACGCCTCCGCCCGGCGCGAGCGCGCCAGCACCCACCCGTGCACCAGACCGCTGAGCGTGGAGCCGTGGCTGGTGCGGGCCAGGTAGTGGTCGACGGTCGCGGTCCACACCGCCTCGTCCAGCCGCTCGCCGAGCCGGTCGAACAGCCCCCGCAGCTCGGCGGGTTCGAAGAGGTACCCCAGCATCAGCACGTCGGCCTGCTTGGACACCTGGTAGCGGTTCACGTCGTCGCCCTCGGCCTCCAGGACGCGGTCCATCCGGCGGATGTCGCCGTAGCGCCGGCGGTACGCCGCCCAGTCCAGTTCGGCCAGCTCGCCGTATCCGTCGAACTGGCTGATCACGCCCGCGTGCCGCGGCACCCGCAGCCGCCTGGACACCTCGTCCCACCGGGCGAGTTCGGCGCGGTCCAGGGCGAGCCGGCCGAGCAGTTCGGCGCGCCGCGCGGCGGGCAGCGCCTCGACCAGCTCCAGCGCCCGGGCCAGCACCCAGGCCGCGGTGACGTTGGTGTACGCGTTGTCGTCCAGGCCCGGCCGGGCGGCGCCCGGGTATCTCTCGTGGTACTCGTCGGGGCCGACGACGCCGGTGATCCGGTACCGCCCGTGGGCGGGGTCCCACGCGGCCCGGTGCGCCCAGAACCGGGCGATCCGCAGGATGGTGTCGGCGCCCTCGCCGTACAGGAACGCGGTGTCGCCCGAGGTCGCCGCGTACCGCCACATGTTGTACGCCACCGCGGACCCGACGTGGTGCTGCAGCCGGGAGTAGTCGGGCAGCCAGCGCCCCGAGCGCGGGTTGAGGTGCAGGGCCTGGGTCTCCTCGCGGCCGTCGCTGCCGCTCTGCCACGGGTACATCGCGCCGCGCCCGCCGGCCTCCTCGGCCGCGCGGCAGGCCGCGCCGAGCCGGCGGTGCCGGTACCGCAGCAGGCCGCGGGAGACCTCCGGCAGGTGCGCGTCGAGGTACGGCAGCACGAACAGCTCGTCCCAGAACACGTGCCCGCGGTACGCCTCGCCGTGCAGCCCCCGCGCGGGCACCCCGACGTCCAGGTCGGCGGTGTGCGGCGACAGCGTCTGGAGCACGTGGAACAGGTGCAGC from Actinacidiphila sp. DG2A-62 includes:
- a CDS encoding glycoside hydrolase family 65 protein; protein product: MAPHTTAAATAAGDWTWRYDGYAPGEERLREALCTLGNGYTATRGAWSQAVADDTHYPGTYVAGCYNRLTSRVAGREVENEDIVNLPNWLPLRVRAAGGDWFGPDTCAVLAHEQILDLRRGTLTRRCRLRDAAGREVAVEETRLVHMGDPHLAAQRVRITAEGWSGDLEVESGLDGDVANAGVARYRDLAGRHLTGHRTGADGDTVWLDCRTSASGIRIAQAARTRVAGAARAAGPAGPPGTDPADAGPPDADPLNADPTGTDPPDAGPRAGSPAPPHSARTVLEDRAAYRRLTLPVAAGRPVTVEKTVTLHTSRDPGGGDPLAAAREGVARAPDVEALLASHAAAWRELWRRAPLRAPGEAGRVLRLHLFHVLQTLSPHTADLDVGVPARGLHGEAYRGHVFWDELFVLPYLDAHLPEVSRGLLRYRHRRLGAACRAAEEAGGRGAMYPWQSGSDGREETQALHLNPRSGRWLPDYSRLQHHVGSAVAYNMWRYAATSGDTAFLYGEGADTILRIARFWAHRAAWDPAHGRYRITGVVGPDEYHERYPGAARPGLDDNAYTNVTAAWVLARALELVEALPAARRAELLGRLALDRAELARWDEVSRRLRVPRHAGVISQFDGYGELAELDWAAYRRRYGDIRRMDRVLEAEGDDVNRYQVSKQADVLMLGYLFEPAELRGLFDRLGERLDEAVWTATVDHYLARTSHGSTLSGLVHGWVLARSRRAEAWTYLREALLGDVADLQGGTTGEGIHLGVMGGTLDLVRRGLPLPPPDHPGPPPDHPGPPPDRDRPGPPPDRDRPGPPPDRDRPDAS
- a CDS encoding TetR/AcrR family transcriptional regulator produces the protein MPDLPTTARGAATSRRILDAATEEFARRGIAGARIERILAAAHTNKAQLYGYFGNKDGLFDAVVADCVGRTTDAVPFDAADLPGWAVSIYDEHLRHPTLTRLIAWIRLERRPTGLWFDAVRHEHKLTEIAQAQEAGLLRPGSPFELLTLIVSMASAWSPASGVYTASADEPAAEHDRRRELLRESVARVVAP
- a CDS encoding NAD(P)-dependent alcohol dehydrogenase, which translates into the protein MRTTHGWQSAGDGSTTLRRTAIERRDLREDDLAVRVDYCGVCHSDLHRIKGMLGEGPVVPGHEFTGTVTAAGPAVTGFAPGDRVAVGTVIDSCGACPACRAGQENFCHEGAVTTYGGTDRVDGSRTDGGYSREYVLREAFAYRLPDALDPAAAAPLMCAGITMWEPLRTCGVGPGSRVAVAGLGGLGHLGVKLALALGAEVTVLSRSADKADDARALGAADVLVTTDEKQTQRARGAFDLILDTVPAAHDLSPLLGMTAIEGTLSVLGYPVPTTVRVMDLTMGRKNLSSSGTGGRRRTAELLDFCAGHGITADVEVLPSARVAEALDRLGRGDVRYRFVLDMADLDRDPDPVGAGAPTS
- a CDS encoding DeoR/GlpR family DNA-binding transcription regulator — encoded protein: MLRSERHARILEHVSARGSADVRELTGLLDVSGATIRRDLQHLSGQNLLRRTRGGAEVGAVGLEVPLQHRAERLRPEKQAIARAAAALVPDGAVVGMNGGSTVTEIARILAARGPFTVVTNAVNIAAELILHRNITLVVVGGNARTASYELVGPIAERTLAGVHTDIAFLGVDGISAAHGCTTHDQLEAATDHAFADASDRTVVVADHTKVGRATFAKICPLAEIAHMVTDHEADRAELVRIRQAGTHVTVG
- a CDS encoding endo alpha-1,4 polygalactosaminidase yields the protein MMRNRVRSARRISALAALAAAVIAVPLITIDRAGAASAGADASPSTAAPRAAAPAAGAASVTLPPAHANFDYQIGGAYTPPAGVRVVSRDHDDPPAAGLYNICYINAFQAQPGAESSWDSDLLLRDSSGKVVYDEDWGEALLDTRTADKRTRIADKVDTWIDQCAAKGYQAVEPDNYDSYSRSKKLLTSGEAESYITLLSAHAHAKGLAIAQKNTSELAGDRGATGLDFAVAEECGTYDECGDYTDAFGNHVIVIEYTAKGLSKACSGWGSQLSIVRRDLDVSPAGSSGYVRQTC